The following proteins are co-located in the Paludibaculum fermentans genome:
- a CDS encoding TonB-dependent receptor produces the protein MTSLRGRNLLILTLACLVLLPSTASAQVTAGTILGAVRDGSGAAVPGATVVVKEVSKGTSVEYQTNEDGAYTAPFLSPGTYTVNVQKAGFKPQATPPFELQVDQRARMDFTLNVGDVTATVEVTAAAPLVKSDSAELGQVITERPIRELPLNGRNFAQLVYLAPNVTPGQQGENLSGASSFNPRGASNFNALGSQANMNAWLIDGIDNNEYTFNTVILQPSIESVREFKVLTGSFSAEFGRGAGVVSVSSKSGTNELHGNAFEFLRNDVLDARNYFNPKSQLKPPYRRNQYGVAAGGPIVLPKIYDGKNRSFFYMDYFGMKERKGLTFVNTVPTAANRTGDFSGFTDTSGNLIRIYDPLTTRLNPAYDSTKPVSTTNPQFLRDAFAGNVIPSARINPVSANVASIFPLPNGSGNFNNYTSSIPRTVDDDGFNVRVDHQITDKDNFFARYSYETYRLSAPQGQANCCLPTPAAAASKFELGPYVAGLQVTDLTTQGMAINETHVFRPNIVNEFRGGFAKTNPFTRQSDFGRNAATSLGITGVNVSSYSSGIPNINITDFTGLSGGPSFLPANPRETHWQAEDGVSWTLGHHQTKFGYRYVRRMTSTYTGPSGGGPRGDMTFGKNFTNDPVTNTQGTGLATMLVGYISGGSGRSILLEPYYATAQDHSFYFQDDWRINSRLTINMGLRYDVFVPDVEIRNRLVNFDFTNLKLAYAGEDGISTAVGKVTRKGNIGPRIGVAYNLGGGKTVIRAGFGRTYFPVNPSGSNMLGEQVPYTISQAPFGNIATNPVDYTVIPTIAKPFPAITVVKPKTTAELNAANPVVLGHGFANETPSMNTFTFNIERQLTSTMMAEMAYAGSVGSHITFGYNANEIQPGTGSNASRRLLQPLSNVATISMFDPRNSSSYNGVSGKLEKHFSHGLQFLAAYTYAKSLDFGGSAASGGGSVGGPQTITNIRAGHGPSGFDVKHRLVANYLYELPFGKGKKWISNGPLTWLAGGWNLAGITTISTGRPFSLSLASGVNNGAPSWPNRLASGKLDNPDRAKWFDATAFAAPAPNTYGNVGRGALYAPGLINWDMSFIKRTMFKERYGFTFQLDAFNITNTPAFGFPNASIGSPTVAQITSTNSDNRDLQFGVKFQF, from the coding sequence ATGACAAGTTTAAGAGGTCGTAATCTCTTAATTTTGACGCTGGCATGCCTTGTTTTGCTGCCATCCACAGCGTCCGCGCAGGTCACGGCGGGAACGATCCTAGGCGCAGTCCGGGATGGGAGCGGCGCCGCGGTACCTGGAGCGACGGTCGTCGTGAAAGAGGTATCGAAGGGCACCAGTGTTGAGTATCAGACAAATGAGGATGGCGCCTATACGGCACCATTCCTTTCCCCTGGCACATACACAGTGAACGTGCAGAAGGCGGGTTTCAAGCCACAGGCGACGCCGCCCTTCGAACTGCAGGTGGATCAACGGGCGCGCATGGATTTCACGCTGAATGTGGGTGACGTCACAGCCACGGTGGAAGTGACCGCGGCGGCTCCGCTGGTGAAGTCGGACAGCGCCGAGTTAGGACAAGTCATCACGGAGCGCCCCATCCGGGAGCTGCCGTTAAATGGCCGCAACTTCGCGCAACTGGTGTATCTGGCACCCAACGTGACGCCGGGACAGCAGGGTGAAAACCTCTCGGGCGCGAGCTCTTTCAATCCGCGCGGCGCCTCGAACTTCAATGCACTGGGCAGCCAGGCGAACATGAACGCGTGGCTGATCGACGGTATCGACAATAACGAATACACGTTCAATACGGTGATCCTGCAGCCGTCGATTGAATCCGTCCGCGAGTTCAAAGTACTGACGGGCAGCTTCTCGGCGGAGTTTGGCCGGGGCGCCGGCGTGGTGTCGGTGTCGTCGAAATCCGGAACGAACGAACTGCACGGCAATGCCTTCGAGTTCCTGCGGAACGATGTCCTGGATGCCCGCAATTACTTCAATCCGAAGTCGCAGCTGAAGCCGCCTTACCGGCGCAACCAGTATGGGGTGGCGGCGGGCGGCCCCATTGTCCTGCCGAAGATCTATGACGGTAAGAACCGAAGCTTCTTCTACATGGATTACTTCGGGATGAAGGAGCGCAAGGGCCTGACGTTTGTGAACACGGTACCGACAGCGGCAAATCGCACAGGCGACTTCAGCGGCTTCACGGACACGAGCGGCAACCTCATCCGGATCTATGATCCGCTGACGACCAGGCTGAATCCGGCCTACGATTCCACCAAGCCGGTGAGCACGACAAATCCGCAGTTCCTGCGCGACGCGTTTGCCGGAAACGTCATTCCTTCGGCGCGGATCAATCCGGTGAGCGCCAACGTGGCGAGCATATTCCCGCTGCCGAATGGCTCGGGCAATTTCAATAACTACACGTCCAGTATTCCCCGCACTGTGGACGACGACGGCTTCAACGTCCGTGTGGACCACCAGATCACGGACAAGGACAATTTCTTCGCGCGGTATAGCTATGAGACCTACCGCCTGAGTGCTCCGCAGGGGCAGGCGAACTGCTGCCTACCGACACCAGCGGCCGCGGCCAGCAAGTTTGAGCTTGGACCATACGTGGCCGGCCTGCAGGTGACGGACCTCACTACGCAGGGCATGGCGATCAACGAGACGCACGTGTTCCGGCCGAATATCGTGAACGAGTTCCGCGGCGGGTTCGCGAAGACCAATCCGTTTACGCGGCAGTCTGACTTCGGACGCAACGCGGCGACGTCGCTGGGCATCACCGGTGTGAATGTGAGTTCCTACAGCTCGGGCATTCCGAACATCAACATCACCGACTTCACCGGCCTCAGCGGCGGCCCGTCGTTCCTGCCGGCCAATCCGCGGGAGACGCACTGGCAGGCGGAAGACGGAGTTTCCTGGACTCTCGGCCACCACCAGACCAAGTTCGGCTACCGCTATGTCCGGCGCATGACGTCGACCTATACGGGACCTTCCGGGGGCGGCCCGCGCGGCGACATGACGTTTGGAAAGAACTTCACGAACGATCCTGTTACCAATACGCAGGGCACCGGGCTAGCCACCATGCTGGTGGGCTACATCAGCGGCGGATCAGGGCGCAGTATCCTGCTGGAGCCCTACTATGCAACGGCGCAGGATCACAGCTTCTATTTCCAGGACGACTGGCGGATCAACTCGAGGCTGACCATCAACATGGGGTTGCGGTATGACGTCTTCGTGCCCGACGTGGAGATCCGGAACCGGCTGGTGAACTTCGACTTCACAAATTTGAAGCTGGCCTATGCAGGTGAGGATGGCATCTCCACCGCCGTCGGAAAGGTGACGCGGAAGGGCAACATTGGACCACGCATCGGCGTGGCGTACAACCTGGGCGGCGGGAAGACCGTCATCCGGGCGGGCTTCGGACGCACGTACTTCCCTGTAAATCCGTCAGGCTCCAACATGCTGGGCGAGCAGGTGCCGTACACCATCTCACAGGCGCCGTTCGGCAACATTGCAACTAATCCGGTGGATTACACGGTGATCCCCACCATCGCCAAACCGTTCCCGGCGATCACCGTGGTCAAGCCCAAGACCACGGCAGAGCTGAATGCAGCGAATCCTGTCGTGCTGGGCCACGGCTTTGCGAATGAGACACCCTCCATGAACACGTTTACGTTCAACATCGAGCGGCAGTTGACCAGCACGATGATGGCGGAAATGGCTTATGCCGGCAGCGTCGGCTCGCACATCACGTTCGGCTACAACGCGAACGAGATCCAGCCGGGCACCGGTTCGAACGCCTCGCGCCGGCTGCTGCAGCCGCTCTCGAACGTGGCCACGATCAGCATGTTCGACCCGCGCAACTCCTCCTCTTACAACGGAGTGTCCGGCAAGCTGGAGAAGCATTTCTCCCACGGGCTCCAGTTCCTGGCAGCGTATACGTATGCCAAGAGCCTGGACTTCGGCGGGTCGGCGGCCAGCGGCGGCGGGTCGGTGGGTGGCCCCCAGACCATCACCAATATCCGGGCCGGCCACGGTCCTTCGGGCTTCGACGTCAAGCACCGGCTGGTGGCGAACTATCTGTACGAACTGCCGTTCGGAAAAGGCAAGAAGTGGATCTCGAACGGGCCACTGACGTGGCTGGCCGGCGGCTGGAATCTGGCCGGCATCACCACTATTTCGACAGGCCGTCCGTTCTCGCTGTCGCTGGCGAGCGGCGTGAATAACGGTGCACCTAGCTGGCCGAACCGCCTCGCCAGCGGCAAGCTCGACAACCCGGACCGCGCGAAGTGGTTCGATGCCACTGCCTTCGCGGCCCCTGCGCCGAACACCTATGGCAACGTGGGACGCGGCGCGCTGTATGCGCCCGGGCTCATCAACTGGGATATGTCGTTCATCAAACGCACCATGTTTAAGGAGCGTTATGGATTCACCTTCCAGCTGGATGCGTTCAACATCACCAATACGCCCGCCTTCGGCTTCCCGAATGCGAGCATCGGTTCGCCGACCGTGGCCCAGATCACGTCGACGAACTCAGACAATCGGGACTTGCAGTTCGGAGTGAAGTTCCAGTTCTAG
- a CDS encoding PadR family transcriptional regulator encodes MVQGTLDMLILRTLVGGRAHGHTIAQMIEQSSDDVLQVEQGSLYPALHRLEDRGWVASSWGTSENNRTARFYELTKAGRQQLTKEADRWRAMADAIGRVLGDFGQRNRRKPTESEG; translated from the coding sequence ATGGTACAAGGCACGCTGGATATGCTGATTCTGCGCACGCTTGTTGGTGGACGGGCGCACGGGCACACCATTGCGCAGATGATCGAGCAGTCGTCCGATGATGTGCTGCAGGTGGAACAGGGCTCCCTGTACCCTGCCCTGCACCGACTGGAGGATCGAGGCTGGGTGGCTTCGTCATGGGGAACGAGTGAGAACAACCGGACGGCACGCTTCTATGAATTGACGAAGGCCGGGCGCCAGCAACTGACGAAAGAGGCCGACCGTTGGCGCGCGATGGCCGATGCGATTGGCCGTGTGCTGGGTGACTTCGGCCAGCGGAACCGCCGTAAGCCGACGGAGAGCGAAGGCTGA
- a CDS encoding ABC transporter permease, with protein sequence MSLRRFVLRRRWDEERSRELEAHIDHLTDLHEAQGMNRGEARRQAYLRLGNPTRIREDLYEMNTLTLLDSLWRDFRYAVRTLSRTPFFAAIAILVMALGIGANSSLFTVVRSVLLKPLPFPESERLVSLYGRSIKGETVYNVVASGDFRSWQKQTHGFESMAIWKNQRFNLSGQGNQMPEVVNAIASSWELLATLGVQPALGRGFTAEDDQVQAAPAAMLTWSLFERRFGADPSILGRTVLLDAKSYTVVGVLPKWLAYPDVRTQLWVPYYHVVSRDDAESHGNHMSSVVARLKRDVTPQAAIQELNALQERIHQQYLTIPVSNGADMRPLLEDLSGNFKQPLYVLLAAVGCVLLIACLNVASLLVARTASRRREVAIRAALGGTRWRLLREHMMESLVICGAGGALGLVLGSWATTWLQSERKDLPQINAITVDLPVILFVLGITALTAGIAGLLPALSATSEKVMDALKDASRSMGASRARTTLRKSLLAVEVALTVMLLVGAGLLLKGFLHLRGVDLGCETDNILTMRYALPKSGYGDQDRLTAFHASLLGRVRQMPGVESASLVSVVPGGGYWGDNMFEIPEHPPLAQGDHVFALFRSIDPAYFRTMRIPLKKGRFFRDDERTTHTRVVIINEQMASQHFPGEDPLGKHLRFLDDSEPNGQKDYEIVGVVGNTRHRLGADLKSMMFFPVYADTQGDNRSVTLVIRARHNVESLALPVQKLVTQIDPNLPVSDVLTMTQIIGESTTTASFNAILVLAFAVLSLLLASVGLYGVLSYLVAQRSGEIGIRVALGAGRQQVLSLVLIDGLGPAAMGLALGLVGSLAGARLLQSMLYGVSPFDSAVFGGVVLLLAMVSFAASAAPAWRASRLDPLRALRME encoded by the coding sequence ATGTCACTGCGCCGGTTCGTGCTCCGCAGGCGCTGGGACGAGGAACGGTCGCGGGAACTTGAGGCCCACATCGACCATCTCACTGACCTGCATGAGGCCCAAGGCATGAACCGCGGCGAGGCCCGGCGGCAGGCGTATTTGCGGCTAGGCAATCCGACACGAATCAGGGAAGACCTTTACGAGATGAACACACTGACACTGCTCGACTCCCTCTGGCGCGACTTCCGCTATGCGGTGCGCACACTCTCGCGGACGCCGTTTTTCGCGGCGATCGCGATTCTGGTGATGGCGCTGGGCATTGGCGCGAACTCTTCGCTGTTTACGGTAGTCCGGTCAGTCCTGTTGAAGCCGCTGCCGTTCCCGGAGTCGGAGCGGCTGGTGTCGCTCTATGGCCGCAGCATCAAGGGAGAGACAGTTTACAACGTCGTGGCGTCCGGCGATTTCCGTTCCTGGCAGAAACAGACGCACGGCTTCGAGAGTATGGCGATCTGGAAGAACCAGCGCTTCAACCTGTCAGGCCAGGGGAACCAGATGCCCGAGGTGGTGAATGCCATCGCGAGCTCGTGGGAGTTGCTGGCAACCCTGGGTGTGCAGCCCGCCTTGGGGCGAGGCTTTACGGCGGAGGATGACCAGGTGCAGGCCGCGCCGGCGGCGATGCTGACATGGAGCCTTTTCGAGCGGCGGTTTGGCGCGGATCCCTCGATCCTGGGACGTACGGTCCTGCTGGACGCGAAGAGTTACACGGTGGTGGGTGTGCTGCCGAAGTGGCTTGCCTATCCGGATGTGCGGACGCAACTCTGGGTGCCTTACTACCACGTGGTCTCACGAGATGACGCGGAAAGCCATGGAAACCATATGTCGTCGGTGGTGGCGCGGCTGAAGAGGGACGTGACTCCGCAGGCCGCCATCCAGGAGCTGAACGCGCTGCAGGAGCGGATCCATCAGCAGTATTTGACCATTCCCGTCTCAAACGGGGCGGATATGCGCCCGCTGTTGGAAGACCTCTCGGGGAATTTCAAGCAGCCGCTGTATGTGCTGCTGGCGGCTGTGGGCTGCGTCCTGCTGATTGCGTGCCTGAACGTGGCCAGCCTGCTGGTGGCGCGGACAGCGTCACGCCGGCGCGAGGTGGCGATCCGGGCGGCGCTGGGCGGCACACGCTGGCGTCTGCTGCGGGAACACATGATGGAGAGCCTGGTGATTTGCGGCGCGGGCGGAGCACTGGGTCTCGTTTTGGGCAGTTGGGCGACAACCTGGCTTCAATCGGAACGGAAGGATCTGCCGCAGATCAATGCCATCACGGTAGACCTTCCCGTGATCCTGTTCGTGCTGGGCATCACTGCGTTGACAGCGGGGATCGCGGGCCTGCTCCCGGCGCTTTCGGCCACCAGCGAGAAGGTGATGGATGCGTTGAAGGATGCCTCGCGCTCAATGGGCGCGAGCCGTGCGCGGACGACGCTGAGGAAGTCGCTGCTCGCCGTGGAAGTCGCGCTGACGGTGATGCTGTTGGTGGGCGCCGGCCTGTTGCTGAAGGGATTTCTGCACTTGCGCGGTGTGGACCTGGGCTGCGAAACGGACAACATCCTGACGATGCGCTACGCGCTGCCGAAGTCCGGCTATGGGGACCAGGACAGGCTTACCGCCTTTCATGCGTCCCTGCTCGGCCGGGTGCGGCAGATGCCGGGAGTCGAGTCGGCCTCACTGGTCTCCGTGGTGCCGGGCGGAGGGTACTGGGGCGACAACATGTTCGAGATTCCCGAGCATCCTCCGCTGGCGCAAGGCGATCACGTGTTTGCGCTGTTCCGCTCCATCGATCCGGCCTACTTTCGGACGATGCGGATTCCCCTCAAGAAGGGCCGTTTCTTTCGCGATGATGAACGCACCACGCACACGCGGGTGGTGATCATCAACGAACAGATGGCCAGCCAGCACTTCCCGGGTGAAGATCCCCTGGGCAAACACCTGCGCTTCCTGGACGATTCAGAACCGAACGGGCAGAAGGACTACGAGATTGTCGGTGTAGTGGGCAATACGCGGCACCGCCTGGGCGCCGACCTCAAATCGATGATGTTCTTTCCCGTGTACGCAGACACACAAGGCGACAACCGGTCAGTCACCCTGGTCATACGGGCGAGGCATAACGTGGAAAGCCTGGCGTTACCCGTGCAGAAACTGGTGACGCAGATCGATCCAAACCTTCCGGTTTCCGACGTGCTGACGATGACGCAGATCATTGGAGAGTCGACGACCACCGCCAGCTTCAACGCCATTCTGGTGCTCGCGTTCGCGGTGCTGTCGCTGCTGCTGGCCAGCGTTGGACTGTACGGAGTGCTGTCGTATCTGGTGGCACAGCGCAGTGGCGAGATCGGGATCCGCGTCGCGCTGGGGGCCGGCCGGCAACAGGTGCTGAGCCTGGTGCTGATCGACGGCTTGGGTCCGGCGGCCATGGGACTGGCCCTCGGCTTGGTGGGGAGCCTGGCCGGAGCACGCCTGCTGCAGTCGATGCTCTACGGCGTGAGTCCGTTCGATTCGGCCGTCTTCGGCGGGGTAGTGCTGCTGCTGGCGATGGTCTCGTTCGCGGCAAGCGCGGCGCCTGCATGGCGGGCGTCACGGCTGGATCCGCTGAGAGCGCTGCGGATGGAGTAG
- a CDS encoding YncE family protein, with translation MRALAILAYLAVTGGLTAADYRVVDRIAVGGEGSWDYLTVDRDGHRLFVSHGTHVAVIDLQTGKPVADIPNTPGVHGITLAQPLQRGFISCGRANHVLIFDLKTLKPLGEVSTGENPDAILFDAASGRLFTFNGRSKDSTVIDAASGKVLATIPLGGKPEFSAVDGHGKLWVNIEDTHEIVELNTAKATVTRRYPLTGCEEPSGLALDAKKLRLFSVCGNEVMVVSDIATGKVIAKLPIGEGSDGVAFDAERGMAFSSNGSGTLTVVAEAGAGYKVAATLPTERGARTITLDPGSHKLYSPTAQFGPVPAATAQQPHPRPPALPGTFHLLVIGQ, from the coding sequence ATGAGAGCGTTGGCGATTTTGGCGTACCTGGCAGTGACAGGCGGATTGACCGCAGCCGATTATCGAGTAGTGGATCGGATTGCCGTGGGCGGAGAGGGGAGTTGGGACTACCTCACCGTCGACCGGGATGGGCATCGATTGTTCGTCTCACACGGCACCCACGTCGCCGTGATCGACCTGCAGACCGGCAAGCCGGTGGCGGACATCCCGAATACTCCGGGCGTCCACGGCATCACACTGGCCCAGCCGCTGCAGCGCGGGTTCATCAGTTGCGGCCGTGCGAATCACGTTCTCATTTTCGATTTGAAGACGCTGAAGCCGTTGGGTGAAGTGTCCACAGGCGAGAATCCGGACGCGATCCTCTTCGACGCGGCATCGGGACGGCTGTTCACGTTCAACGGCCGCTCAAAGGACTCGACCGTGATCGACGCAGCCAGCGGCAAGGTGCTGGCGACGATTCCCCTGGGCGGCAAGCCCGAGTTTTCCGCAGTGGATGGGCACGGGAAGTTGTGGGTGAACATCGAGGACACCCATGAGATCGTCGAGCTGAATACGGCCAAGGCGACCGTGACGCGACGCTATCCGCTGACTGGATGCGAGGAGCCATCGGGCCTGGCGCTGGATGCGAAGAAGCTGCGGCTGTTCTCGGTGTGCGGCAACGAAGTGATGGTGGTCTCCGACATCGCAACAGGCAAAGTGATCGCCAAGTTGCCGATTGGAGAGGGTTCGGATGGTGTGGCGTTCGATGCCGAGCGCGGCATGGCCTTCAGCTCAAATGGATCGGGCACGCTCACCGTGGTGGCGGAGGCCGGTGCAGGCTACAAGGTGGCCGCCACGTTGCCAACCGAGCGCGGCGCGCGCACGATTACACTGGATCCCGGCAGCCATAAGCTGTATTCGCCGACGGCTCAGTTCGGCCCGGTACCGGCGGCCACGGCGCAGCAGCCCCATCCCCGGCCCCCCGCGCTGCCCGGCACGTTTCACTTGCTGGTGATCGGCCAGTAG
- a CDS encoding metal-sensitive transcriptional regulator — translation MNCDTKKSTIQRLRRIEGQVRGLQKMVEEDRPCAEIINQVASVEQALSGVSKVLLTSHLQHCAQHDPNAIDEVVQLITRHWR, via the coding sequence ATGAATTGCGATACGAAGAAATCCACCATTCAGCGTCTGCGCCGCATCGAAGGCCAGGTTCGCGGTCTCCAGAAAATGGTGGAAGAAGACAGGCCCTGCGCCGAAATCATCAACCAGGTGGCCTCGGTCGAGCAGGCGCTCTCGGGTGTCTCCAAGGTCCTGTTGACCAGCCATCTGCAGCACTGCGCGCAGCACGACCCCAACGCCATCGATGAGGTCGTGCAACTCATCACGCGCCACTGGCGCTGA
- a CDS encoding heavy metal translocating P-type ATPase: MAAAVVENKLTFPVRGMTCAACQSFVQKTLQAQPGVRDATVNLMLHNATVDFDPASVTPQALVDAVNDTGYEAALPIARRSIADEQLERDREADEEYRGLRLRAAVSLGIGAALMALMPFLHSLPHTAMNLVQMAASLFVMIWAGHRFYRKAWAALRHKTSDMNTLIALGTGSAFLYSAFSPHDVYYEAVVFILALVLAGNTLEARAKRKTAAALQALAQLQPATARVERLGQELDLPIEDLEQGDILIARPGERIAADGLIIDGFSSVDESMLTGEPIPIDKTAGDKVIGGTLNKQGRLRYRATALGSETVLEQVLRLLRDAQGEKAPMQRLADRVSAVFVPVVVLIALSTMAAWYFAAGQTAASSFAAAVAVLIIACPCAMGLAVPAAIMVATGRAAGLGLLFKGGEAIERLDKVDTIVFDKTGTLTEGHPEVVSYEPAVSPDPLPLIAALEHASEHPLAQALVRFAAGRQSATPVANFQALPGMGAEGTVDGHQVLIGRQSLLQERGIETPSDEQHAKLGHTTLWAAVDGRFAALFALADKPRAEAKAVLSELKQMGLRLLMVTGDQEPAARGVATALGIDEVIAGVLPAGKLEVLQRLRAEGRHVAMVGDGINDAPALAAATGIAMASGADVAIAAADVTLMREGLAMVPSALKLARATVRTMRQNLFWALVYNAVSIPVAAAGLLNPVLASAAMSLSSVSVLTNSLRLARRKLV; the protein is encoded by the coding sequence ATGGCGGCCGCGGTGGTGGAGAACAAGCTGACGTTTCCGGTGCGCGGCATGACCTGCGCCGCCTGCCAGTCGTTCGTCCAGAAGACGCTGCAGGCCCAGCCGGGTGTGCGCGACGCCACCGTCAACCTGATGCTCCACAACGCCACCGTTGACTTCGACCCGGCGTCGGTGACGCCCCAGGCTTTGGTCGACGCGGTGAACGACACGGGCTACGAGGCGGCGCTGCCCATCGCACGCCGCTCCATCGCGGACGAGCAGTTGGAGCGCGATCGCGAGGCCGATGAGGAGTACCGCGGCCTGCGCCTGCGCGCCGCTGTCAGCCTCGGCATCGGAGCGGCGCTCATGGCCCTCATGCCGTTTCTGCACAGCCTGCCCCACACGGCGATGAACCTGGTCCAGATGGCCGCCAGCCTGTTCGTGATGATCTGGGCCGGGCATCGCTTCTACCGCAAGGCATGGGCCGCACTACGCCACAAGACCTCGGACATGAATACGCTCATCGCCCTTGGCACGGGCTCGGCGTTCCTTTACTCCGCGTTCTCTCCGCACGACGTCTACTACGAGGCGGTCGTCTTCATCCTGGCGCTGGTCCTGGCCGGCAACACACTGGAAGCCCGGGCGAAGCGCAAGACGGCTGCCGCCCTGCAGGCTCTGGCCCAGTTGCAGCCGGCCACTGCGCGCGTAGAACGGCTCGGCCAGGAACTGGACCTGCCCATCGAGGATCTGGAGCAGGGTGACATTCTCATCGCACGGCCCGGCGAGCGCATCGCCGCTGATGGCTTGATCATTGACGGGTTTAGCAGCGTCGACGAATCGATGCTCACCGGGGAACCGATCCCTATCGACAAGACCGCTGGCGACAAAGTGATCGGCGGGACCCTGAACAAACAGGGGCGGCTCCGCTATCGCGCCACCGCCCTGGGCTCCGAGACGGTGTTGGAACAGGTGCTGCGCCTGCTGCGCGACGCCCAAGGGGAAAAGGCGCCGATGCAGCGGTTGGCCGATCGCGTCAGCGCCGTCTTTGTGCCCGTGGTCGTACTCATTGCGCTGTCCACCATGGCTGCCTGGTATTTCGCCGCGGGGCAGACTGCCGCCAGTTCGTTCGCGGCGGCCGTAGCGGTGCTGATCATCGCCTGCCCCTGCGCCATGGGCTTGGCTGTACCCGCGGCCATCATGGTCGCGACAGGCCGCGCCGCCGGCCTGGGCCTGCTGTTCAAAGGCGGCGAGGCCATTGAGCGGCTCGACAAGGTCGACACCATCGTCTTCGATAAGACCGGTACCTTGACCGAAGGGCACCCTGAGGTGGTCTCCTACGAACCCGCGGTTTCGCCCGACCCGCTGCCGTTGATCGCGGCACTCGAGCATGCCAGCGAACACCCGCTGGCGCAAGCGCTGGTCCGGTTCGCGGCGGGCCGCCAATCGGCCACTCCGGTCGCCAACTTCCAGGCCCTGCCCGGAATGGGCGCCGAAGGGACAGTCGATGGTCATCAGGTGCTGATCGGCCGTCAATCGCTCCTGCAGGAGCGCGGCATCGAGACTCCGTCCGATGAACAACACGCCAAACTGGGACATACGACGCTCTGGGCCGCGGTCGACGGCCGCTTCGCCGCCTTGTTCGCCCTGGCTGACAAGCCGCGCGCCGAAGCCAAGGCGGTCCTGTCTGAGTTGAAGCAGATGGGGCTGCGCCTGCTCATGGTCACCGGGGACCAGGAGCCGGCCGCCCGCGGTGTCGCAACAGCACTGGGCATCGACGAGGTGATCGCCGGGGTCCTGCCCGCGGGCAAGCTGGAAGTCCTGCAGCGGCTCCGCGCCGAGGGCCGCCACGTCGCCATGGTGGGTGATGGGATCAACGATGCGCCCGCCTTGGCTGCCGCCACCGGCATCGCCATGGCTTCCGGCGCCGATGTCGCCATCGCGGCCGCTGACGTCACCCTGATGCGTGAGGGCCTGGCGATGGTCCCTTCCGCGTTGAAGCTGGCCCGCGCCACCGTCCGTACCATGCGCCAGAACCTGTTCTGGGCCTTGGTCTACAATGCGGTCTCCATTCCCGTGGCCGCCGCAGGTCTTTTGAACCCGGTGCTCGCCAGCGCCGCCATGAGCTTGAGCTCTGTCAGTGTGCTGACGAATAGCCTCCGCCTGGCCAGGAGAAAACTTGTATGA
- a CDS encoding heavy-metal-associated domain-containing protein, which yields MSQTLKLAIDGMHCGSCVNRVTNALKKVEGVEVKQVDIGSAEVEFDETKTQPEQIAESVNRIGFNARQN from the coding sequence ATGTCCCAGACACTCAAACTCGCCATCGACGGCATGCATTGCGGCTCCTGCGTCAACCGCGTCACCAACGCCTTGAAGAAGGTGGAAGGCGTCGAGGTGAAGCAAGTCGACATCGGTTCGGCCGAGGTGGAGTTCGATGAAACCAAAACACAGCCGGAGCAGATCGCCGAGTCAGTCAACAGGATCGGTTTTAACGCCAGGCAGAACTGA